A single Dreissena polymorpha isolate Duluth1 chromosome 14, UMN_Dpol_1.0, whole genome shotgun sequence DNA region contains:
- the LOC127857522 gene encoding sushi, von Willebrand factor type A, EGF and pentraxin domain-containing protein 1-like isoform X7, whose protein sequence is MNNMHWGIVAAIFCLISNTECSNPGQRSHNNGPDWISDCYDHAPNHLMNPFCPTQGCSTPVPVAHAHVDYNVTFYAPESKVTYTCEHTYELMGPSTITCIQDPTKTVYVWTPGPTCSEKECGPLPQIANGMHAQTYNRTISSTVAYTCNRGFNLIGQETVTCVLLTNQATATWTERPSCEFECGPVPQIPNGKHEQTYNRTINSTVTYNCNRGYKLIGQEAVACVLLNQSYATWTEQPSCVLDCGLPQKVMYANISGSNGTLEGDVTTYECQTHAELLGEQNVTCLHTGNWSMYPTCIPGCGLPPVVANGSPRPGYTMTVNSTAAYTCERGYQLVGEEVITCSFIAGNEIPQWTTPPMCTIISAPKCPAIPAIVNGSVFRVDSPKPTVDTTTTAILTTTTTAANFTTTADLNTMPDLTTTPDFTTTTQSDLITVSSTDASTAVTMFADETTNMMTTPGQNGFHLDKYDLGTNVTYQCNKGYAFNGSNSIVCELNAVWSALPQCVGCGELQDSNGKFQLGNLCNDSRCFCDEYKCECGVETYYNDTERICNETNEPGYRLVCNEKFRLVGDAVIKCQRNLTWTAIPRCECIRKSVDMVFIIDSSGSVGLDGFNQTKEFLIDMMNRFPANRTRFGLMFFSDRVAISFDLNTFINDKTSMIEHIRNISYEGGATHTLISSCLCPSYEGGATHTLISRCLCPSYEGGATHTYEALQVARESMFTGEKGMRPNSSHIAILVSDGLSGDLNKTKEQGQLLKDSGVTVYTVGVGSFADNLDELRSVASKNEYVFEVKNYENIDEVAGPLADATCGASTED, encoded by the exons atgaacaacatGCACTGGGGTATTGTGGCAGCCATATTCTGTTTGATTTCAAACACAG aatgCTCGAACCCAGGACAGCGGTCGCACAATAACGGGCCTGACTGGATTAGCGATTGCTATGACCATGCCCCGAATCATCTGATGAATCCGTTTTGTCCAACACAAG GATGCTCTACCCCGGTTCCTGTTGCGCATGCACATGTGGATTACAACGTCACGTTCTATGCGCCTGAATCGAAGGTGACGTACACATGCGAACACACATACGAGCTGATGGGTCCGTCTACGATCACCTGCATTCAGGACCCGACTAAGACCGTATATGTGTGGACTCCCGGGCCGACTTGTTCAGAGAAAG AATGTGGGCCGCTTCCCCAAATCGCTAACGGAATGCACGCGCAAACATATAACCGAACCATCAGTTCCACGGTGGCGTACACTTGTAATCGTGGCTTCAATCTGATTGGTCAAGAGACGGTCACATGCGTGCTTCTCACCAACCAAGCAACGGCGACCTGGACAGAACGACCATCTTGTGAGTTTG AATGTGGACCCGTACCTCAAATCCCAAACGGAAAGCACGAGCAAACATATAACCGAACCATTAATTCTACGGTGACATACAATTGCAATCGTGGCTACAAACTGATTGGTCAAGAGGCGGTCGCATGCGTACTTCTCAACCAATCATATGCAACCTGGACAGAGCAGCCATCCTGCGTTCTGG ATTGCGGACTGCCACAGAAGGTCATGTATGCAAACATTTCGGGCTCGAACGGAACACTAGAAGGTGACGTCACGACCTACGAATGTCAGACACACGCCGAGCTCCTCGGCGAGCAGAATGTCACGTGTCTTCATACGGGCAACTGGAGCATGTATCCAACGTGTATCCCGG GCTGTGGTCTCCCTCCCGTTGTGGCGAACGGGAGCCCTCGGCCAGGGTACACTATGACCGTGAACTCTACAGCGGCGTATACTTGCGAACGGGGCTACCAGCTGGTTGGTGAAGAAGTCATCACATGCTCGTTTATAGCGGGGAATGAAATACCGCAGTGGACGACTCCGCCCATGTGTACCA TTATTTCAGCCCCAAAATGCCCAGCGATACCAGCCATAGTGAATGGCTCAGTATTCAGGGTTGACAGTCCAAAACCGACAGTTGACACTACCACAACCGCAATATTGACGACAACAACCACGGCCGCAAATTTCACCACCACCGCAGATTTAAACACCATGCCCGATCTCACCACCACGCCAGATTTTACCACAACAACGCAATCGGATCTCATAACGGTATCATCGACTGATGCTAGCACAGCAGTGACCATGTTTGCTGACGAAACAACAAATATGATGACAACACCTGGACAAAACGGCTTTCATTTAG acaaatacGATCTCGGAACAAATGTCACCTACCAGTGTAACAAAGGTTACGCGTTTAATGGTTCGAACTCCATCGTCTGTGAACTGAACGCCGTCTGGTCGGCATTACCGCAATGTGTCG gCTGTGGAGAACTTCAAGATTCAAATGGAAAATTCCAATTGGGAAACTTGTGCAACGATTCCAGGTGTTTCTGTGATGAATACAAATGCGAATGTGGAGTTGAGACCTATTACAACGATACGGAGAGAATCTGCAATGAAACGAATGAGCCTGGATATAG ACTTGTTTGCAATGAGAAGTTCAGACTTGTCGGTGATGCGGTTATCAAATGTCAACGGAATTTAACCTGGACTGCAATTCCGCGGTGCG AATGTATCCGCAAGTCTGTCGACATGGTGTTCATTATAGACTCCTCGGGTAGTGTCGGGCTGGATGGTTTTAACCAAACCAAGGAGTTTCTCATCGACATGATGAACAGGTTCCCCGCTAACAGGACGCGCTTCGGTCTCATGTTCTTCTCGGACCGGGTCGCCATTTCATTCGACTTGAATACATTCATTAATGACAAAACAAGTATGATCGAGCACATCCGTAACATCAG TTACGAAGGCGGTGCGACCCACACATTGATATCTAGTTGTCTATGCCCGAGTTACGAAGGCGGTGCGACCCACACATTGATATCTCGTTGTTTATGCCCTAGTTACGAAGGCGGTGCAACCCACACGTACGAGGCTCTACAAGTGGCCCGCGAGTCCATGTTCACTGGGGAAAAAGGAATGAGACCTAATTCGTCGCACATCGCAATTCTGGTGTCAGATG GCTTAAGCGGTGACTTGAATAAAACTAAGGAACAAGGTCAACTCCTAAAAGACAGTGGTGTCACGGTGTACACCGTCGGCGTCGGAAGTTTCGCAGACAACCTAGATGAGCTCAGAAGTGTGGCATCGAAGAATGAGTACGTTTTCGAAGTGAAGAACTACGAAAACATTGACGAGGTTGCTGGTCCCTTGGCGGACGCAACATGTGGTG CGTCAACAGAGGACTAA
- the LOC127857522 gene encoding sushi, von Willebrand factor type A, EGF and pentraxin domain-containing protein 1-like isoform X4, with amino-acid sequence MNNMHWGIVAAIFCLISNTECSNPGQRSHNNGPDWISDCYDHAPNHLMNPFCPTQGCSTPVPVAHAHVDYNVTFYAPESKVTYTCEHTYELMGPSTITCIQDPTKTVYVWTPGPTCSEKECGPLPQIANGMHAQTYNRTISSTVAYTCNRGFNLIGQETVTCVLLTNQATATWTERPSCEFECGPVPQIPNGKHEQTYNRTINSTVTYNCNRGYKLIGQEAVACVLLNQSYATWTEQPSCVLDCGLPQKVMYANISGSNGTLEGDVTTYECQTHAELLGEQNVTCLHTGNWSMYPTCIPGCGLPPVVANGSPRPGYTMTVNSTAAYTCERGYQLVGEEVITCSFIAGNEIPQWTTPPMCTIISAPKCPAIPAIVNGSVFRVDSPKPTVDTTTTAILTTTTTAANFTTTADLNTMPDLTTTPDFTTTTQSDLITVSSTDASTAVTMFADETTNMMTTPGQNGFHLDKYDLGTNVTYQCNKGYAFNGSNSIVCELNAVWSALPQCVGCGELQDSNGKFQLGNLCNDSRCFCDEYKCECGVETYYNDTERICNETNEPGYRLVCNEKFRLVGDAVIKCQRNLTWTAIPRCECIRKSVDMVFIIDSSGSVGLDGFNQTKEFLIDMMNRFPANRTRFGLMFFSDRVAISFDLNTFINDKTSMIEHIRNISYEGGATHTLISSCLCPSYEGGATHTLISSCLCPSYEGGATHTLISSSLCPSYEGGATHTLISSCLCPSYEGGATHTLISRCLCPSYEGGATHTYEALQVARESMFTGEKGMRPNSSHIAILVSDGLSGDLNKTKEQGQLLKDSGVTVYTVGVGSFADNLDELRSVASKNEYVFEVKNYENIDEVAGPLADATCGASTED; translated from the exons atgaacaacatGCACTGGGGTATTGTGGCAGCCATATTCTGTTTGATTTCAAACACAG aatgCTCGAACCCAGGACAGCGGTCGCACAATAACGGGCCTGACTGGATTAGCGATTGCTATGACCATGCCCCGAATCATCTGATGAATCCGTTTTGTCCAACACAAG GATGCTCTACCCCGGTTCCTGTTGCGCATGCACATGTGGATTACAACGTCACGTTCTATGCGCCTGAATCGAAGGTGACGTACACATGCGAACACACATACGAGCTGATGGGTCCGTCTACGATCACCTGCATTCAGGACCCGACTAAGACCGTATATGTGTGGACTCCCGGGCCGACTTGTTCAGAGAAAG AATGTGGGCCGCTTCCCCAAATCGCTAACGGAATGCACGCGCAAACATATAACCGAACCATCAGTTCCACGGTGGCGTACACTTGTAATCGTGGCTTCAATCTGATTGGTCAAGAGACGGTCACATGCGTGCTTCTCACCAACCAAGCAACGGCGACCTGGACAGAACGACCATCTTGTGAGTTTG AATGTGGACCCGTACCTCAAATCCCAAACGGAAAGCACGAGCAAACATATAACCGAACCATTAATTCTACGGTGACATACAATTGCAATCGTGGCTACAAACTGATTGGTCAAGAGGCGGTCGCATGCGTACTTCTCAACCAATCATATGCAACCTGGACAGAGCAGCCATCCTGCGTTCTGG ATTGCGGACTGCCACAGAAGGTCATGTATGCAAACATTTCGGGCTCGAACGGAACACTAGAAGGTGACGTCACGACCTACGAATGTCAGACACACGCCGAGCTCCTCGGCGAGCAGAATGTCACGTGTCTTCATACGGGCAACTGGAGCATGTATCCAACGTGTATCCCGG GCTGTGGTCTCCCTCCCGTTGTGGCGAACGGGAGCCCTCGGCCAGGGTACACTATGACCGTGAACTCTACAGCGGCGTATACTTGCGAACGGGGCTACCAGCTGGTTGGTGAAGAAGTCATCACATGCTCGTTTATAGCGGGGAATGAAATACCGCAGTGGACGACTCCGCCCATGTGTACCA TTATTTCAGCCCCAAAATGCCCAGCGATACCAGCCATAGTGAATGGCTCAGTATTCAGGGTTGACAGTCCAAAACCGACAGTTGACACTACCACAACCGCAATATTGACGACAACAACCACGGCCGCAAATTTCACCACCACCGCAGATTTAAACACCATGCCCGATCTCACCACCACGCCAGATTTTACCACAACAACGCAATCGGATCTCATAACGGTATCATCGACTGATGCTAGCACAGCAGTGACCATGTTTGCTGACGAAACAACAAATATGATGACAACACCTGGACAAAACGGCTTTCATTTAG acaaatacGATCTCGGAACAAATGTCACCTACCAGTGTAACAAAGGTTACGCGTTTAATGGTTCGAACTCCATCGTCTGTGAACTGAACGCCGTCTGGTCGGCATTACCGCAATGTGTCG gCTGTGGAGAACTTCAAGATTCAAATGGAAAATTCCAATTGGGAAACTTGTGCAACGATTCCAGGTGTTTCTGTGATGAATACAAATGCGAATGTGGAGTTGAGACCTATTACAACGATACGGAGAGAATCTGCAATGAAACGAATGAGCCTGGATATAG ACTTGTTTGCAATGAGAAGTTCAGACTTGTCGGTGATGCGGTTATCAAATGTCAACGGAATTTAACCTGGACTGCAATTCCGCGGTGCG AATGTATCCGCAAGTCTGTCGACATGGTGTTCATTATAGACTCCTCGGGTAGTGTCGGGCTGGATGGTTTTAACCAAACCAAGGAGTTTCTCATCGACATGATGAACAGGTTCCCCGCTAACAGGACGCGCTTCGGTCTCATGTTCTTCTCGGACCGGGTCGCCATTTCATTCGACTTGAATACATTCATTAATGACAAAACAAGTATGATCGAGCACATCCGTAACATCAG TTACGAAGGCGGTGCGACCCACACACTGATATCTAGTTGTTTATGCCCTAGTTACGAAG GCGGTGCGACCCACACATTGATATCTAGTTGTTTATGCCCTAGTTACGAAGGCGGTGCGACCCACACATTGATATCTAGTAGTTTATGCCCTAGTTACGAAG GCGGTGCGACCCACACATTGATATCTAGTTGTCTATGCCCGAGTTACGAAGGCGGTGCGACCCACACATTGATATCTCGTTGTTTATGCCCTAGTTACGAAGGCGGTGCAACCCACACGTACGAGGCTCTACAAGTGGCCCGCGAGTCCATGTTCACTGGGGAAAAAGGAATGAGACCTAATTCGTCGCACATCGCAATTCTGGTGTCAGATG GCTTAAGCGGTGACTTGAATAAAACTAAGGAACAAGGTCAACTCCTAAAAGACAGTGGTGTCACGGTGTACACCGTCGGCGTCGGAAGTTTCGCAGACAACCTAGATGAGCTCAGAAGTGTGGCATCGAAGAATGAGTACGTTTTCGAAGTGAAGAACTACGAAAACATTGACGAGGTTGCTGGTCCCTTGGCGGACGCAACATGTGGTG CGTCAACAGAGGACTAA
- the LOC127857522 gene encoding sushi, von Willebrand factor type A, EGF and pentraxin domain-containing protein 1-like isoform X8: MNNMHWGIVAAIFCLISNTECSNPGQRSHNNGPDWISDCYDHAPNHLMNPFCPTQGCSTPVPVAHAHVDYNVTFYAPESKVTYTCEHTYELMGPSTITCIQDPTKTVYVWTPGPTCSEKECGPLPQIANGMHAQTYNRTISSTVAYTCNRGFNLIGQETVTCVLLTNQATATWTERPSCEFECGPVPQIPNGKHEQTYNRTINSTVTYNCNRGYKLIGQEAVACVLLNQSYATWTEQPSCVLDCGLPQKVMYANISGSNGTLEGDVTTYECQTHAELLGEQNVTCLHTGNWSMYPTCIPGCGLPPVVANGSPRPGYTMTVNSTAAYTCERGYQLVGEEVITCSFIAGNEIPQWTTPPMCTIISAPKCPAIPAIVNGSVFRVDSPKPTVDTTTTAILTTTTTAANFTTTADLNTMPDLTTTPDFTTTTQSDLITVSSTDASTAVTMFADETTNMMTTPGQNGFHLDKYDLGTNVTYQCNKGYAFNGSNSIVCELNAVWSALPQCVGCGELQDSNGKFQLGNLCNDSRCFCDEYKCECGVETYYNDTERICNETNEPGYRLVCNEKFRLVGDAVIKCQRNLTWTAIPRCECIRKSVDMVFIIDSSGSVGLDGFNQTKEFLIDMMNRFPANRTRFGLMFFSDRVAISFDLNTFINDKTSMIEHIRNISYEGGATHTLISRCLCPSYEGGATHTYEALQVARESMFTGEKGMRPNSSHIAILVSDGLSGDLNKTKEQGQLLKDSGVTVYTVGVGSFADNLDELRSVASKNEYVFEVKNYENIDEVAGPLADATCGASTED; encoded by the exons atgaacaacatGCACTGGGGTATTGTGGCAGCCATATTCTGTTTGATTTCAAACACAG aatgCTCGAACCCAGGACAGCGGTCGCACAATAACGGGCCTGACTGGATTAGCGATTGCTATGACCATGCCCCGAATCATCTGATGAATCCGTTTTGTCCAACACAAG GATGCTCTACCCCGGTTCCTGTTGCGCATGCACATGTGGATTACAACGTCACGTTCTATGCGCCTGAATCGAAGGTGACGTACACATGCGAACACACATACGAGCTGATGGGTCCGTCTACGATCACCTGCATTCAGGACCCGACTAAGACCGTATATGTGTGGACTCCCGGGCCGACTTGTTCAGAGAAAG AATGTGGGCCGCTTCCCCAAATCGCTAACGGAATGCACGCGCAAACATATAACCGAACCATCAGTTCCACGGTGGCGTACACTTGTAATCGTGGCTTCAATCTGATTGGTCAAGAGACGGTCACATGCGTGCTTCTCACCAACCAAGCAACGGCGACCTGGACAGAACGACCATCTTGTGAGTTTG AATGTGGACCCGTACCTCAAATCCCAAACGGAAAGCACGAGCAAACATATAACCGAACCATTAATTCTACGGTGACATACAATTGCAATCGTGGCTACAAACTGATTGGTCAAGAGGCGGTCGCATGCGTACTTCTCAACCAATCATATGCAACCTGGACAGAGCAGCCATCCTGCGTTCTGG ATTGCGGACTGCCACAGAAGGTCATGTATGCAAACATTTCGGGCTCGAACGGAACACTAGAAGGTGACGTCACGACCTACGAATGTCAGACACACGCCGAGCTCCTCGGCGAGCAGAATGTCACGTGTCTTCATACGGGCAACTGGAGCATGTATCCAACGTGTATCCCGG GCTGTGGTCTCCCTCCCGTTGTGGCGAACGGGAGCCCTCGGCCAGGGTACACTATGACCGTGAACTCTACAGCGGCGTATACTTGCGAACGGGGCTACCAGCTGGTTGGTGAAGAAGTCATCACATGCTCGTTTATAGCGGGGAATGAAATACCGCAGTGGACGACTCCGCCCATGTGTACCA TTATTTCAGCCCCAAAATGCCCAGCGATACCAGCCATAGTGAATGGCTCAGTATTCAGGGTTGACAGTCCAAAACCGACAGTTGACACTACCACAACCGCAATATTGACGACAACAACCACGGCCGCAAATTTCACCACCACCGCAGATTTAAACACCATGCCCGATCTCACCACCACGCCAGATTTTACCACAACAACGCAATCGGATCTCATAACGGTATCATCGACTGATGCTAGCACAGCAGTGACCATGTTTGCTGACGAAACAACAAATATGATGACAACACCTGGACAAAACGGCTTTCATTTAG acaaatacGATCTCGGAACAAATGTCACCTACCAGTGTAACAAAGGTTACGCGTTTAATGGTTCGAACTCCATCGTCTGTGAACTGAACGCCGTCTGGTCGGCATTACCGCAATGTGTCG gCTGTGGAGAACTTCAAGATTCAAATGGAAAATTCCAATTGGGAAACTTGTGCAACGATTCCAGGTGTTTCTGTGATGAATACAAATGCGAATGTGGAGTTGAGACCTATTACAACGATACGGAGAGAATCTGCAATGAAACGAATGAGCCTGGATATAG ACTTGTTTGCAATGAGAAGTTCAGACTTGTCGGTGATGCGGTTATCAAATGTCAACGGAATTTAACCTGGACTGCAATTCCGCGGTGCG AATGTATCCGCAAGTCTGTCGACATGGTGTTCATTATAGACTCCTCGGGTAGTGTCGGGCTGGATGGTTTTAACCAAACCAAGGAGTTTCTCATCGACATGATGAACAGGTTCCCCGCTAACAGGACGCGCTTCGGTCTCATGTTCTTCTCGGACCGGGTCGCCATTTCATTCGACTTGAATACATTCATTAATGACAAAACAAGTATGATCGAGCACATCCGTAACATCAG TTACGAAGGCGGTGCGACCCACACATTGATATCTCGTTGTTTATGCCCTAGTTACGAAGGCGGTGCAACCCACACGTACGAGGCTCTACAAGTGGCCCGCGAGTCCATGTTCACTGGGGAAAAAGGAATGAGACCTAATTCGTCGCACATCGCAATTCTGGTGTCAGATG GCTTAAGCGGTGACTTGAATAAAACTAAGGAACAAGGTCAACTCCTAAAAGACAGTGGTGTCACGGTGTACACCGTCGGCGTCGGAAGTTTCGCAGACAACCTAGATGAGCTCAGAAGTGTGGCATCGAAGAATGAGTACGTTTTCGAAGTGAAGAACTACGAAAACATTGACGAGGTTGCTGGTCCCTTGGCGGACGCAACATGTGGTG CGTCAACAGAGGACTAA
- the LOC127857522 gene encoding sushi, von Willebrand factor type A, EGF and pentraxin domain-containing protein 1-like isoform X5: MNNMHWGIVAAIFCLISNTECSNPGQRSHNNGPDWISDCYDHAPNHLMNPFCPTQGCSTPVPVAHAHVDYNVTFYAPESKVTYTCEHTYELMGPSTITCIQDPTKTVYVWTPGPTCSEKECGPLPQIANGMHAQTYNRTISSTVAYTCNRGFNLIGQETVTCVLLTNQATATWTERPSCEFECGPVPQIPNGKHEQTYNRTINSTVTYNCNRGYKLIGQEAVACVLLNQSYATWTEQPSCVLDCGLPQKVMYANISGSNGTLEGDVTTYECQTHAELLGEQNVTCLHTGNWSMYPTCIPGCGLPPVVANGSPRPGYTMTVNSTAAYTCERGYQLVGEEVITCSFIAGNEIPQWTTPPMCTIISAPKCPAIPAIVNGSVFRVDSPKPTVDTTTTAILTTTTTAANFTTTADLNTMPDLTTTPDFTTTTQSDLITVSSTDASTAVTMFADETTNMMTTPGQNGFHLDKYDLGTNVTYQCNKGYAFNGSNSIVCELNAVWSALPQCVGCGELQDSNGKFQLGNLCNDSRCFCDEYKCECGVETYYNDTERICNETNEPGYRLVCNEKFRLVGDAVIKCQRNLTWTAIPRCECIRKSVDMVFIIDSSGSVGLDGFNQTKEFLIDMMNRFPANRTRFGLMFFSDRVAISFDLNTFINDKTSMIEHIRNISYEGGATHTLISSSLCPSYEGGATHTLISSCLCPSYEGGATHTLISRCLCPSYEGGATHTYEALQVARESMFTGEKGMRPNSSHIAILVSDGLSGDLNKTKEQGQLLKDSGVTVYTVGVGSFADNLDELRSVASKNEYVFEVKNYENIDEVAGPLADATCGASTED, encoded by the exons atgaacaacatGCACTGGGGTATTGTGGCAGCCATATTCTGTTTGATTTCAAACACAG aatgCTCGAACCCAGGACAGCGGTCGCACAATAACGGGCCTGACTGGATTAGCGATTGCTATGACCATGCCCCGAATCATCTGATGAATCCGTTTTGTCCAACACAAG GATGCTCTACCCCGGTTCCTGTTGCGCATGCACATGTGGATTACAACGTCACGTTCTATGCGCCTGAATCGAAGGTGACGTACACATGCGAACACACATACGAGCTGATGGGTCCGTCTACGATCACCTGCATTCAGGACCCGACTAAGACCGTATATGTGTGGACTCCCGGGCCGACTTGTTCAGAGAAAG AATGTGGGCCGCTTCCCCAAATCGCTAACGGAATGCACGCGCAAACATATAACCGAACCATCAGTTCCACGGTGGCGTACACTTGTAATCGTGGCTTCAATCTGATTGGTCAAGAGACGGTCACATGCGTGCTTCTCACCAACCAAGCAACGGCGACCTGGACAGAACGACCATCTTGTGAGTTTG AATGTGGACCCGTACCTCAAATCCCAAACGGAAAGCACGAGCAAACATATAACCGAACCATTAATTCTACGGTGACATACAATTGCAATCGTGGCTACAAACTGATTGGTCAAGAGGCGGTCGCATGCGTACTTCTCAACCAATCATATGCAACCTGGACAGAGCAGCCATCCTGCGTTCTGG ATTGCGGACTGCCACAGAAGGTCATGTATGCAAACATTTCGGGCTCGAACGGAACACTAGAAGGTGACGTCACGACCTACGAATGTCAGACACACGCCGAGCTCCTCGGCGAGCAGAATGTCACGTGTCTTCATACGGGCAACTGGAGCATGTATCCAACGTGTATCCCGG GCTGTGGTCTCCCTCCCGTTGTGGCGAACGGGAGCCCTCGGCCAGGGTACACTATGACCGTGAACTCTACAGCGGCGTATACTTGCGAACGGGGCTACCAGCTGGTTGGTGAAGAAGTCATCACATGCTCGTTTATAGCGGGGAATGAAATACCGCAGTGGACGACTCCGCCCATGTGTACCA TTATTTCAGCCCCAAAATGCCCAGCGATACCAGCCATAGTGAATGGCTCAGTATTCAGGGTTGACAGTCCAAAACCGACAGTTGACACTACCACAACCGCAATATTGACGACAACAACCACGGCCGCAAATTTCACCACCACCGCAGATTTAAACACCATGCCCGATCTCACCACCACGCCAGATTTTACCACAACAACGCAATCGGATCTCATAACGGTATCATCGACTGATGCTAGCACAGCAGTGACCATGTTTGCTGACGAAACAACAAATATGATGACAACACCTGGACAAAACGGCTTTCATTTAG acaaatacGATCTCGGAACAAATGTCACCTACCAGTGTAACAAAGGTTACGCGTTTAATGGTTCGAACTCCATCGTCTGTGAACTGAACGCCGTCTGGTCGGCATTACCGCAATGTGTCG gCTGTGGAGAACTTCAAGATTCAAATGGAAAATTCCAATTGGGAAACTTGTGCAACGATTCCAGGTGTTTCTGTGATGAATACAAATGCGAATGTGGAGTTGAGACCTATTACAACGATACGGAGAGAATCTGCAATGAAACGAATGAGCCTGGATATAG ACTTGTTTGCAATGAGAAGTTCAGACTTGTCGGTGATGCGGTTATCAAATGTCAACGGAATTTAACCTGGACTGCAATTCCGCGGTGCG AATGTATCCGCAAGTCTGTCGACATGGTGTTCATTATAGACTCCTCGGGTAGTGTCGGGCTGGATGGTTTTAACCAAACCAAGGAGTTTCTCATCGACATGATGAACAGGTTCCCCGCTAACAGGACGCGCTTCGGTCTCATGTTCTTCTCGGACCGGGTCGCCATTTCATTCGACTTGAATACATTCATTAATGACAAAACAAGTATGATCGAGCACATCCGTAACATCAG TTACGAAGGCGGTGCGACCCACACATTGATATCTAGTAGTTTATGCCCTAGTTACGAAG GCGGTGCGACCCACACATTGATATCTAGTTGTCTATGCCCGAGTTACGAAGGCGGTGCGACCCACACATTGATATCTCGTTGTTTATGCCCTAGTTACGAAGGCGGTGCAACCCACACGTACGAGGCTCTACAAGTGGCCCGCGAGTCCATGTTCACTGGGGAAAAAGGAATGAGACCTAATTCGTCGCACATCGCAATTCTGGTGTCAGATG GCTTAAGCGGTGACTTGAATAAAACTAAGGAACAAGGTCAACTCCTAAAAGACAGTGGTGTCACGGTGTACACCGTCGGCGTCGGAAGTTTCGCAGACAACCTAGATGAGCTCAGAAGTGTGGCATCGAAGAATGAGTACGTTTTCGAAGTGAAGAACTACGAAAACATTGACGAGGTTGCTGGTCCCTTGGCGGACGCAACATGTGGTG CGTCAACAGAGGACTAA